From the genome of Pseudomonas sp. gcc21, one region includes:
- a CDS encoding helix-turn-helix domain-containing protein, producing the protein MYPVYEIDREQAEKIINVEENYLNDVKAKEIKPAKLSETVSAFSNAGGGDIYIGISENGDNKHRAWDGFQDVEEANDIAQTLFQAHSFGNHVIFEFLKCVDLPGYILHITVKKVKEIVRSTKGVNHTGFYGGHFI; encoded by the coding sequence ATGTACCCTGTTTACGAAATCGACAGAGAACAAGCCGAAAAAATAATTAATGTAGAAGAAAACTACCTTAATGATGTTAAAGCAAAAGAAATAAAGCCAGCGAAGCTCTCAGAAACAGTTTCTGCATTTTCAAATGCCGGTGGTGGAGATATATACATAGGTATATCTGAAAATGGTGATAATAAGCATCGTGCATGGGATGGGTTTCAGGACGTAGAAGAGGCAAATGATATTGCTCAAACCCTTTTTCAAGCCCATTCTTTTGGTAACCACGTAATTTTTGAGTTTCTGAAATGTGTCGACTTGCCTGGCTACATATTGCATATCACTGTAAAGAAAGTTAAGGAGATAGTTCGCTCCACTAAGGGAGTGAATCACACCGGGTTTTATGGAGGCCATTTCATTTAA
- a CDS encoding IS3 family transposase (programmed frameshift), whose translation MKKSNSYSPEVRERAVRMVLENLNDYPSEWAAIESIAPKIGCVPQTLHGWVRKHQTDSGQRSGQTTEERERIKALERENRELRKANEILRLASAYFCPGGARPPQQTLNAFVDEHRDRYGVESICRVIQIAPSGYYQYAARARQPELRSARAKQDELLSDEVQRVWDDNMQCYGVVKVWKQLKREGIHVARCTVQRLMRRLGVQGVRRGHVIRTTMPDEKAVCPLDKVQRHFHAGRPNQLWVSDFTYVSTWQGWLYVAFVIDVFARRIVGWRVSSSMKTDFVLDALEQALCARQPGQMDGLVHHSDRGSQYVSIRYTERLAEAGVEPSVGSKGDSYDNALAETINGLYKAELIYRQSWRSREAVEIATLKWVHWFNHQRLLGSIGYIPPAEAEANFYRQHNGQAMAA comes from the exons ATGAAGAAATCCAACAGCTACTCCCCTGAAGTCCGTGAACGTGCTGTCCGCATGGTTCTGGAGAACTTGAACGACTACCCATCTGAATGGGCAGCCATTGAATCCATTGCGCCCAAGATTGGTTGTGTCCCGCAGACGCTACACGGCTGGGTGCGCAAGCACCAGACCGATAGCGGCCAACGTTCGGGCCAGACGACTGAGGAACGCGAACGTATCAAGGCGCTGGAACGCGAGAACCGTGAGTTGCGCAAAGCGAACGAGATTCTGCGCCTAGCCAGTGCTTATT TTTGCCCAGGCGGAGCTCGACCGCCGCAACAAACCCTGAACGCCTTTGTGGATGAGCATCGTGACCGTTATGGAGTCGAGTCGATCTGTCGCGTAATACAGATCGCTCCGTCTGGTTACTACCAGTATGCAGCCAGAGCGCGCCAACCCGAGCTACGAAGCGCACGTGCTAAGCAGGACGAGCTGTTGAGCGATGAAGTCCAGCGTGTCTGGGATGACAACATGCAGTGCTACGGCGTCGTGAAGGTGTGGAAGCAACTCAAGCGAGAAGGCATTCACGTCGCCCGATGTACTGTGCAACGGTTGATGCGCCGGCTTGGTGTACAGGGCGTTCGGCGCGGTCATGTGATCCGTACCACGATGCCTGATGAGAAAGCGGTTTGCCCGCTCGACAAGGTCCAGCGTCACTTCCATGCTGGTCGACCAAATCAACTGTGGGTCTCAGACTTTACCTACGTTTCTACGTGGCAGGGCTGGCTCTATGTAGCCTTCGTTATCGATGTCTTCGCTCGACGAATCGTTGGCTGGCGCGTGAGCAGCAGCATGAAAACAGACTTCGTCCTGGATGCGCTGGAACAGGCCCTCTGCGCCCGACAGCCAGGCCAAATGGACGGTCTGGTTCACCATAGCGACAGGGGTAGCCAGTACGTCTCCATCCGTTATACGGAGCGTCTCGCTGAAGCTGGAGTAGAGCCCTCTGTTGGCAGCAAAGGAGACAGCTATGACAACGCCTTGGCTGAAACCATCAACGGTTTGTATAAGGCTGAGCTGATTTATCGTCAGTCCTGGCGCAGCCGAGAAGCAGTGGAAATCGCTACCTTGAAATGGGTTCATTGGTTCAACCACCAGCGCCTACTGGGTTCGATCGGATATATACCGCCGGCAGAAGCTGAGGCAAACTTCTACCGGCAACACAACGGTCAGGCTATGGCGGCCTGA
- a CDS encoding entericidin A/B family lipoprotein, producing the protein MNLVTRTFLLSITLLFAVAGCNTMEGAGQDIEAAGEGIERESRENRNY; encoded by the coding sequence ATGAACCTAGTAACCAGAACATTCCTGTTGAGTATCACACTGCTGTTTGCAGTTGCCGGTTGCAACACGATGGAAGGCGCAGGCCAGGATATTGAAGCGGCAGGCGAAGGCATCGAAAGAGAGTCGCGGGAAAATCGCAACTACTAA